Below is a genomic region from Trichoderma asperellum chromosome 2, complete sequence.
GGttagaggaagagagggggCTAATTCTTCATCAAATAACTTGGTAGCAAGAACTTTGGTCTCTGGTTGTTATTCTGCTACATCTGCATATTGGCGTTGGAGGGGCTATTAGGACATACCCAGTCatggaaataaaataacGAAACTTTTTGTTTTAGAAGCATCTACATAATTGATGCGAGTAACATGGGAGACGAACAAATGCGCAtacaaatttttttttctttttcttgtaacCTTTCAGTCAACTATTTTCTTGTTCGCCCAGTATACACCTCTAAATTTCATATGGGTATATGTTGTTACTCTTTAATCTAGCCGTCTAGACCTCTATGCCTTCAATCATCCACGCTAATTTGAAATCCCGACTCAGCtgtccctctctctctctctccctctctctgtccgcccgcctcctcctctgcatCTTAACCAGTGCCCCCCATAACAGTATGTGAGGATAATGTTATCTCAAAActcaaaataaaaaacttgaTGCGATCCGTTGCATTTCATCCCATTTATATCTTTCCGGTTGATGCTTGAAATTGGTAATAGGTACAAAGACTTTCCGATGTAGGTGAAAAATTGTGAAAAATTGTGTGGTAGCCATTGGTTGTTGTCCTCAAATGATGAGAGATTAtatatgaatatatataataagaaaaaataaaaaaagttcgGTGAAGCGGTATATGTAGATGACTTAGAAATCGCCAAAGTGGTTGAAACGAGTAATTTGTATATCCGAGAATAAAGTTGAATATTTTCATTCTTATAAATCGTTTCTTAGGTCCTTAGTCCATTGACTCATCTCTTGTAACTCGTGGGGTGGGTGGCGGCAGGCTGCCGGCTTGGAACAGCACTTCGCCTCTTTCTGTATTTTGGTGAAGGAGCCCTGCTGTTTCCTCTGAGCTGTCGTTCTCGAAGTCGCTCGCGCTCGACGACGGGAGATCAGCATCGACGTCAGTAACACGGACGTGGACTTGGACCTGAGCCTCCTCGCGCATCTTGGTGATCTTGATGTAATTGTAGGCAACAATTGCCAGCATTGTGGTGATCAAGCCAATGAAGTTGATGAGGGTGAGCTGGTccttgaagatgagagaggCGGCCGAGATGGTGACGACCTCTTTGAAAATGCCGGCAATGGAGAGCGTGACAACGGACGTGCGCTGCAGCAGGGCGAACTCGGATGCTGTCATTAAAAAGGCGATGCAACCAGGGAAAAGGAGGAACAGAGGCGTCATAAAGGTTCCCCATTCCTGGCTAAGAGCTTTCAGTCCCTCCCATAGGGGGCCAAAGCCTTCAACAGGAATTGCAATGAGAATGAGAGTCAAGAACATGACTGGCGTGAGGTAGAAAATACTAGAGAATGGGTTAGAAGTGGCGGGATTGCGGAGAAGTAGCATCTGTGTGAGACCCCAACGGAagccggagaagaaggccgccgTAATGACGAGAAGAAAGCCGCCAAGCTTGAACTCGACTTCACCAAAGACCATGAGGATGACACCCAATGTCATGGTTGCAATGATGGCTACGAGGCGCCAGGTAGGCTTTTCGAGGCGGAAAGCGAATGCGAACAGAAGAACAAATGCAAGAGATGAAGATTTGCACATAGCTAGGGCGCGTTAGAAAGCTGTGAGAGTGTGGCGATATATAGGTAGGCCTGTGTGACATTCACTTACTGTAAAAAGTCAAGCTAATAAACTTGAGCGAGGTGTTGCCCAAGCCAATATCCAGGCCAGTGGCCGCACCGCAGGGCCCAACTCTCGTCAGGTAAAACATCTTTGACATGGTGGCGCCGCTCGCCTCCACCTCATGTCGAGATCTTCCCATATCAGATGTGTGGGATCGCTGTGGTCGCAACGATGGTACAAAATAGAGAACTAGGGCTGAGAGACAAAATTGTACCACCATATGCAACGACGTGGtaaagagagggaaagaaaagttgAGGCGGTCTTTATCGAACATCCATTTGTTGTACTGCGGAGACATTTGTGTCAGAAAAAAAACGTCGTCTTGCAAACCCAGCGCGTTCTCGGCCGCAATCGACTTACCAGTGAAATTGACAGCGAGAAAAAGTACCATAGCAGAATCAAGACCATGTTAACGAATAGTCTCCTGACAACGTCCTTATCCGCCTCCTGGCGCTCCTCTGCCGATATGCTCTTGTCGCGCACAATGCGCTGCCCCAGCTGAGTGATCCTTtggcgcttcttctgcctccgGGCGCGCTCTTTGTTGCTGAGCCCCGTCTCCTCATCGCTGTGCAAATCGTCGTCGCTGAAGCTAGGTCTGCCTCTCGCCTCGTCGTCATTCCCGGAACCGACTgatgtgctgctgctccctccGTTTTCCTCAAAACCGTCCGGGTGGTCAGGCGGGTTGGCTGAAAGGTGTTGTTGTCTGCCACCGCCGGCAGCCATTGGCCTCCCTGGGGCGGCCTGAGGCAGGCCAGGGGAGTTCATGGCGGCGCTCTTCCGTCTCCTGTGTCCTACAATCGGCTCCATCTCGATGTCTGTACTGTCGTCGGGCCGTCCACCGACCCGCGAGGAAGCCACTGATGCAGAAATGGCGCCCGTGGGAGCATATGGCGAGGCCGGTATAAACGTGCTCGTGGATGCGCCCTCTCGTTCACCCTCAGCTaaggcggcagcggcagatcGAGAGAAATCGGGGAAGGGCTCGGTGGAGACGGTGTCGATGGTAATGGAGGATCGGCGTCGAGGGCG
It encodes:
- a CDS encoding uncharacterized protein (TransMembrane:9 (o239-259i271-296o355-376i383-402o408-433i445-463o483-500i512-534o540-559i)~BUSCO:EOG092D2E2U) gives rise to the protein MSSNHSSSPPPASQPHLHPHLHPQFQSQFDYPTRPRRRSSITIDTVSTEPFPDFSRSAAAALAEGEREGASTSTFIPASPYAPTGAISASVASSRVGGRPDDSTDIEMEPIVGHRRRKSAAMNSPGLPQAAPGRPMAAGGGRQQHLSANPPDHPDGFEENGGSSSTSVGSGNDDEARGRPSFSDDDLHSDEETGLSNKERARRQKKRQRITQLGQRIVRDKSISAEERQEADKDVVRRLFVNMVLILLWYFFSLSISLYNKWMFDKDRLNFSFPLFTTSLHMVVQFCLSALVLYFVPSLRPQRSHTSDMGRSRHEVEASGATMSKMFYLTRVGPCGAATGLDIGLGNTSLKFISLTFYTMCKSSSLAFVLLFAFAFRLEKPTWRLVAIIATMTLGVILMVFGEVEFKLGGFLLVITAAFFSGFRWGLTQMLLLRNPATSNPFSSIFYLTPVMFLTLILIAIPVEGFGPLWEGLKALSQEWGTFMTPLFLLFPGCIAFLMTASEFALLQRTSVVTLSIAGIFKEVVTISAASLIFKDQLTLINFIGLITTMLAIVAYNYIKITKMREEAQVQVHVRVTDVDADLPSSSASDFENDSSEETAGLLHQNTERGEVLFQAGSLPPPTPRVTRDESMD